A genomic region of Coriobacteriaceae bacterium contains the following coding sequences:
- a CDS encoding DNA-directed RNA polymerase subunit beta, which translates to MPTTVTSQANVYRDRLSFAKLPEVMDIPNLISIQVDSFNNLMTEGLDETFASMSPIENSAKTLCVEFGAHEFGDPKHSVEECKKRDISYQAPLFVDIRFINKETGEMQESNVFMGDFPLMTNRGTFIINGTERVVVSQLVRSPGVYFSAERDKTSDRTIYNAKVIPTRGAWLEFETDKRDVLSIRIDRKRKQPATLLLRALGIAETRDEIIDLLGDSEMVERTLEKDPSSSREEALIELYRRLRPGEPPTVDSARSLLEGLFFNPQRYDLAKVGRYKIDKKLGIESDSSTLTVEDIVTAMRYIINLAQGKPGYQIDDIDHFGNRRIRTVGELIKNQFRIGISRMERVVRERMSTFDPEDISPQSLINIRPIVAAIKEFFGSSQLSQFFDQTNPAAGITHKRRLSALGPGGLSRERAGFEVRDVHTSHYGRMCPIETPEGPNIGLIGSLATYARVNDFGFIETPYRRVVDGKITDDVDYLTADEEENYSIAQANEPFDPKTRVFGSVDEKTGKFVAAKRVVCRTKNADGVFGDPEEVPVEDVQYMDVSPRQMNSVATALIPFLEHDDANRALMGSNMQRQAVPLLRPQAPLVGTGMEHRIASDSGELPLAKHAGTVTYVDGARVEVTNEDGDVDTYTLPKFQRSNQSGCINYKPLVKYGDEVHVGDALADGPSTDHAELALGQNLMIAYMPWEGYNYEDAIIVSERVVAEDLLTSIHISEHEIDARDTKLGPEEITREIPNLSEDMLGNLDADGVIRIGAEVHPGDVLVGKVTPKGETELTAEERLLRAIFGEKAREVRDTSLKMPHGASGRVIGISQFSRAAGDELPPGINELVRVYVAQKRKVQQGDKLSGRHGNKGVISLVLPVEDMPYMADGTPVDVILNPLGVPSRMNVGQLLENHLGWAALNGWSDDPKSDEPVDGPFFVSTPIFDGATEEEISDAIIKSNKNRVNKAKARYGDMFYEPFVAQLSATGKADLYDGRTGEKFREQITVGQTYMLKLSHMVDDKIHARSTGPYSLITQQPLGGKAQFGGQRFGEMEVWALYAYGAGNVLQEILTVKSDDTAGRVKAYESIVKGENIPAPELPESFKVLVKEMKSLALDVELIGRDGKDETAALTETVEILDASNEVAEAGDSGIDLDLDALDMLTDGIAQMNAGADDLLGIPEGGEELLGSSVSNSGDEVMIGAATPVDDDASVDVDEGLIGGIITEDNPLHDEIEEALEEKMGETALEEDQDEYIDEAEELLGDASANPGIAIDVNVDEQPEMDDDPEGEE; encoded by the coding sequence GTGCCGACTACCGTAACGTCCCAGGCCAACGTGTATCGCGATCGCCTCAGCTTCGCGAAGCTCCCGGAGGTCATGGACATCCCCAACCTGATCTCCATTCAGGTCGATTCGTTCAACAATCTGATGACCGAGGGCCTCGACGAGACCTTTGCTAGCATGTCTCCCATCGAGAACAGCGCGAAGACCCTCTGCGTCGAGTTCGGCGCTCACGAGTTTGGCGACCCCAAGCATTCTGTCGAGGAGTGCAAGAAGCGCGATATCTCGTATCAGGCCCCGCTCTTCGTCGACATCCGCTTCATCAACAAGGAGACCGGCGAGATGCAGGAGTCCAACGTCTTCATGGGTGATTTTCCGCTCATGACGAACCGCGGCACCTTCATCATCAACGGCACCGAGCGCGTCGTCGTCTCCCAGCTCGTCCGTTCCCCCGGCGTGTACTTCTCCGCCGAGCGTGACAAGACGAGCGACCGCACTATATACAATGCGAAGGTCATCCCCACGCGCGGCGCATGGCTCGAGTTCGAGACGGACAAGCGCGATGTGCTTTCCATCCGCATCGATCGCAAGCGCAAGCAGCCCGCGACGCTTCTTCTGCGCGCACTCGGCATTGCCGAGACCCGCGACGAGATCATCGACCTGCTTGGCGATAGCGAGATGGTCGAGCGTACGCTCGAGAAGGACCCGTCATCCTCGCGCGAGGAAGCTCTCATCGAGCTCTACCGTCGCCTGCGTCCGGGCGAGCCGCCCACGGTCGACTCCGCACGCAGCCTGCTCGAGGGTCTGTTCTTCAACCCGCAGCGCTATGACCTCGCCAAGGTCGGCCGCTACAAGATCGACAAGAAACTCGGCATCGAGAGCGACTCCTCCACGCTCACGGTCGAGGACATTGTCACCGCGATGCGCTATATCATCAACCTCGCTCAGGGTAAGCCCGGCTACCAGATCGATGACATCGACCACTTCGGCAACCGTCGTATCCGCACGGTCGGCGAGCTCATCAAGAACCAGTTCCGCATCGGCATCAGCCGTATGGAGCGCGTCGTGCGCGAGCGCATGTCCACCTTCGACCCCGAGGACATCTCGCCGCAGTCGCTCATCAACATCCGTCCGATTGTCGCCGCGATCAAGGAGTTCTTCGGCTCCTCGCAGCTCTCGCAGTTCTTCGACCAGACCAACCCCGCCGCGGGCATCACGCACAAGCGTCGTCTGTCCGCACTTGGCCCGGGCGGTCTGTCCCGTGAGCGCGCCGGTTTCGAGGTTCGCGACGTCCACACCTCTCACTACGGCCGCATGTGCCCCATCGAGACGCCTGAAGGCCCGAACATCGGCCTCATCGGCTCGCTGGCAACCTATGCCCGCGTCAACGACTTCGGCTTCATCGAGACGCCGTATCGTCGCGTTGTCGATGGCAAGATCACCGATGACGTCGACTACCTGACCGCCGACGAGGAGGAGAACTACTCCATCGCCCAGGCAAACGAGCCCTTCGACCCCAAGACGCGCGTGTTCGGTTCCGTCGACGAGAAGACCGGCAAGTTCGTTGCCGCCAAGCGCGTCGTTTGCCGTACCAAGAACGCCGACGGCGTCTTCGGCGACCCCGAGGAAGTGCCCGTCGAGGACGTGCAGTACATGGACGTCTCCCCGCGCCAGATGAACTCGGTCGCAACCGCGCTCATTCCCTTCCTCGAGCACGATGACGCAAACCGCGCCCTCATGGGTTCGAACATGCAGCGTCAGGCCGTGCCGCTGCTTCGTCCGCAGGCTCCGCTCGTCGGCACCGGTATGGAGCATCGCATCGCCTCTGACTCCGGCGAGCTGCCCCTGGCCAAGCATGCCGGCACGGTCACCTATGTTGATGGCGCGCGCGTCGAGGTTACCAACGAGGACGGCGATGTCGACACCTATACGCTGCCCAAGTTCCAGCGCTCCAACCAGAGTGGCTGCATCAACTACAAGCCGCTCGTGAAGTACGGTGACGAGGTTCACGTGGGCGATGCCCTGGCCGATGGTCCCTCCACCGACCACGCCGAGCTCGCCCTGGGTCAGAACCTCATGATCGCCTACATGCCCTGGGAAGGCTACAACTACGAGGACGCCATCATCGTCTCCGAGCGCGTTGTCGCCGAGGACCTGCTCACGTCCATCCACATCTCCGAGCACGAGATCGACGCACGCGACACCAAGCTCGGTCCCGAGGAGATCACCCGCGAAATCCCGAATCTCTCCGAGGACATGCTCGGTAACCTGGATGCCGACGGTGTCATTCGCATCGGTGCCGAGGTGCATCCGGGCGACGTGCTCGTCGGCAAGGTCACGCCCAAGGGCGAGACCGAGCTCACCGCCGAGGAGCGCCTGCTGCGCGCCATCTTCGGCGAGAAGGCCCGCGAGGTTCGCGACACGTCCCTGAAGATGCCGCACGGTGCTTCCGGTCGTGTCATCGGCATCTCGCAGTTCTCGCGCGCTGCCGGCGACGAGCTTCCCCCGGGAATCAACGAGCTCGTGCGTGTCTACGTTGCGCAGAAGCGCAAGGTCCAGCAGGGTGACAAGCTCTCCGGCCGCCATGGTAACAAGGGCGTTATCTCCCTCGTTCTGCCGGTCGAGGATATGCCCTACATGGCAGACGGCACACCCGTCGACGTCATCCTCAATCCTCTGGGCGTTCCCTCCCGTATGAACGTCGGTCAGCTGCTCGAGAACCACCTTGGCTGGGCCGCGCTCAACGGCTGGAGCGATGACCCCAAGAGCGACGAGCCGGTTGACGGTCCCTTCTTCGTGTCCACCCCGATTTTCGATGGTGCGACCGAGGAAGAGATCTCGGATGCCATCATCAAGAGCAACAAGAACCGCGTGAACAAGGCAAAAGCCCGCTACGGCGACATGTTCTACGAGCCGTTCGTCGCGCAGCTTTCCGCCACGGGCAAGGCCGACCTCTACGACGGCCGCACGGGCGAGAAGTTCCGCGAGCAGATCACCGTGGGCCAGACCTACATGCTCAAACTCTCGCATATGGTCGACGATAAGATCCACGCCCGCTCGACCGGTCCCTACAGCCTCATCACGCAGCAGCCGCTCGGCGGCAAGGCCCAATTCGGTGGCCAGCGCTTCGGCGAGATGGAGGTTTGGGCCCTGTACGCATATGGTGCGGGCAACGTCCTGCAGGAGATCCTCACGGTCAAGTCCGATGACACGGCTGGTCGTGTCAAGGCATACGAGTCCATCGTCAAGGGCGAGAACATCCCCGCTCCCGAGCTGCCCGAGTCCTTCAAGGTGCTCGTCAAGGAGATGAAGTCCCTCGCACTCGACGTCGAGCTCATCGGTCGCGATGGCAAAGACGAAACCGCTGCTCTCACCGAAACCGTCGAGATTCTCGATGCAAGCAACGAGGTCGCCGAGGCTGGCGATTCCGGCATCGATCTGGATCTCGATGCGCTCGACATGCTCACCGACGGCATCGCCCAGATGAACGCGGGCGCCGATGACCTGCTCGGCATTCCCGAAGGCGGTGAGGAGCTTCTCGGTTCCTCCGTCTCCAACAGTGGCGACGAGGTCATGATTGGCGCTGCCACGCCCGTTGACGACGACGCTTCGGTCGATGTTGACGAGGGTCTGATCGGCGGCATCATCACCGAGGACAATCCGCTTCATGACGAAATCGAGGAGGCCCTCGAGGAGAAGATGGGCGAGACCGCGCTCGAGGAGGACCAAGACGAGTATATCGACGAAGCCGAGGAGCTCCTCGGCGATGCGTCGGCTAATCCCGGCATCGCGATTGACGTGAACGTGGATGAGCAACCCGAGATGGACGACGACCCTGAAGGAGAGGAGTAG
- a CDS encoding metallophosphatase family protein, with the protein MSLVGIISDTHGRIGNEALEALAGVDFIIHAGDIGSLDVLMELEAIAPTIAVLGNNDYNVDYGPGVNESATQIIDGVRLFVSHYPRDAERAAESGEYDLAIHGHTHVPRDEVRGSCRIINPGGAFRPRCGSKRSLALVELEDGRVGSAQSVTV; encoded by the coding sequence ATGTCTCTGGTGGGAATCATCTCGGATACGCATGGGCGCATAGGCAATGAGGCGCTCGAAGCGCTCGCCGGGGTTGATTTCATCATCCATGCAGGCGATATCGGCTCTTTGGATGTTCTCATGGAACTCGAGGCGATAGCGCCTACCATCGCCGTGTTGGGTAACAACGACTATAACGTCGACTATGGTCCTGGCGTGAACGAAAGCGCGACGCAGATTATCGATGGTGTGAGGCTGTTCGTATCGCATTACCCTAGGGATGCCGAACGTGCAGCCGAGAGCGGGGAGTATGACCTGGCGATTCACGGCCATACGCACGTGCCGCGTGATGAGGTGCGTGGTAGCTGTCGCATCATCAATCCAGGCGGCGCCTTCCGGCCGCGCTGTGGCTCCAAACGTAGTCTCGCACTCGTTGAGCTCGAGGACGGCAGGGTCGGCTCTGCGCAGAGTGTGACGGTGTAG